In Nonomuraea muscovyensis, one genomic interval encodes:
- a CDS encoding glycosyltransferase family 87 protein, which yields MKAVTEVRPPLIARAVPYLPLGLFVALGASLAYVFRLPCRTGGWNDQTTVYTNFCYTDIFPLYFDRQLAAENPYFAQVPFDKHVEYPVVLGEVMQVFAWIARLLRPGPPRLVEGVQAPLFYDFTVVFLGVCLVAGVLLMAAVAGPTRRWDALWYALAPSVILAAYINWDFVAGALSMGVLLAWARKRQVLAGVLLGLAIATKFYPLMFVGALFLLTLRTGRWRPFLVTMGAAVAAWLVVNVPFMVLAWDGWRRFYVFSQDRGVDWGSPWLFFQNKGWPVLGDMDVSTLGMASLLLLCVGIAVLTLAAPRRPRLAQICFLALAAFMMTNKVWSPQFVLWLVPLAVLARPNWKPLALWQVAEVWYFFAIWLYLLGQPPLDRDDLGIGDDTYFTAVWGRVITIGIMMAFVVRDILRPHKDLVRQGDVDDQGGGVFDGAPDRFTLAPATR from the coding sequence GTGAAGGCGGTCACCGAGGTGCGCCCGCCGCTGATCGCGCGGGCCGTGCCCTACCTGCCCCTGGGGCTGTTCGTGGCCCTGGGGGCGAGCCTCGCCTACGTCTTCCGGCTGCCCTGCAGGACCGGCGGCTGGAACGACCAGACCACCGTCTACACCAACTTCTGCTACACCGACATCTTCCCCCTCTACTTCGACCGGCAGCTCGCGGCGGAGAACCCCTACTTCGCGCAGGTGCCCTTCGACAAGCACGTCGAGTACCCGGTGGTGCTCGGCGAGGTCATGCAGGTGTTCGCCTGGATCGCCCGCCTGCTCAGGCCGGGCCCCCCTCGCCTGGTGGAAGGCGTCCAGGCACCCCTGTTCTACGACTTCACGGTCGTCTTCCTCGGCGTCTGCCTCGTCGCCGGCGTGCTGCTGATGGCCGCGGTGGCCGGGCCGACCCGGCGCTGGGACGCCCTGTGGTACGCGCTGGCCCCGTCGGTGATCCTGGCCGCGTACATCAACTGGGACTTCGTCGCCGGGGCCCTGTCCATGGGCGTGCTGCTGGCCTGGGCGCGCAAGCGGCAGGTGCTGGCCGGCGTGCTGCTCGGGCTGGCGATCGCGACGAAGTTCTATCCGCTGATGTTCGTCGGGGCGCTGTTCCTGCTCACGCTGCGCACCGGGCGCTGGCGGCCGTTCCTCGTGACGATGGGCGCGGCCGTGGCCGCCTGGCTCGTGGTGAACGTGCCGTTCATGGTGCTGGCCTGGGACGGCTGGCGCCGGTTCTACGTGTTCTCGCAGGACCGCGGCGTCGACTGGGGCTCGCCGTGGCTGTTCTTCCAGAACAAGGGCTGGCCGGTGCTCGGCGACATGGACGTCAGCACGCTCGGCATGGCGTCGCTGCTCCTGCTGTGCGTGGGCATCGCCGTGCTCACGCTGGCCGCCCCGCGCCGGCCGCGGCTCGCCCAGATCTGCTTCCTCGCGCTGGCCGCGTTCATGATGACGAACAAGGTGTGGTCGCCGCAGTTCGTGCTCTGGCTGGTGCCGCTGGCCGTGCTGGCCAGGCCCAACTGGAAGCCGCTCGCGCTGTGGCAGGTCGCCGAGGTGTGGTACTTCTTCGCGATCTGGCTCTACCTGCTCGGCCAGCCGCCGCTCGACCGCGACGACCTGGGCATCGGTGACGACACCTACTTCACCGCCGTCTGGGGCCGCGTCATCACGATCGGCATCATGATGGCGTTCGTGGTCCGCGACATCCTGCGCCCGCACAAGGACCTCGTCCGGCAGGGCGACGTCGACGACCAGGGCGGCGGCGTCTTCGACGGGGCGCCCGACCGGTTCACGCTGGCCCCCGCCACCCGGTGA